A single Gammaproteobacteria bacterium DNA region contains:
- a CDS encoding FMN-binding protein, whose product MSQGAIGALSLVLTTFAISDDVYQDPAAFLRATFSGEVPPPKVIWLIGAIKKDVETILGHATNELRVRYWMNNERSAWILEEIGKEKPITTGIVIDKGKIERIKVLIYRESRGWEVRHEFFTDQFKGAQLQDDRELDHPIDNISGATLSVDALTRLARMALYLNHHVAP is encoded by the coding sequence TTGTCACAAGGTGCTATCGGGGCGCTGAGTCTTGTGCTCACGACGTTCGCCATTAGCGATGACGTTTATCAGGATCCTGCCGCTTTCCTGCGAGCCACGTTCTCAGGCGAAGTGCCGCCACCGAAGGTGATATGGCTGATCGGCGCCATCAAAAAAGATGTCGAAACCATCCTGGGACATGCGACGAATGAGCTAAGAGTGCGGTACTGGATGAACAATGAACGCAGCGCGTGGATTCTGGAAGAAATCGGCAAAGAGAAACCCATAACCACCGGCATCGTAATTGACAAGGGAAAGATCGAGCGCATCAAGGTACTTATCTATCGCGAAAGCCGCGGCTGGGAAGTTCGCCACGAGTTCTTCACCGATCAGTTCAAGGGCGCGCAACTGCAAGATGATCGCGAGCTCGATCATCCGATCGACAATATTTCCGGCGCGACCCTGTCCGTTGACGCGCTGACCCGGCTGGCGCGCATGGCGCTATATCTCAATCACCATGTTGCGCCATAA
- a CDS encoding porin, with amino-acid sequence MEYKHVVFATSSLIALAGSGDALAQSERDRIRHLEDKVDILQQQINATADAVESSQPEQDRATFGSYGELHYNNFLNGDDSEIDFHRFVLLFGYEFTDRINFYSELELEHAVAGGGDENPGEVELEQAFIDFALTDTTHAQGGLFLMPVGILNETHEPNTFYGVERNQVETEIIPTSWREGGGQLLGQIGATGLSYNFAVTSGFAVDADEIDIRDGRQSTAEALANDPAVTGRLKYTGVPGLELATTVQYQTDFSQEDSDGVNGAYLYEGHAQWAAGPFALRALYARWNISGDAADALARDQPFGYYVEPSFKITPGVGIFARYSEFELVEDLPEENITFGANYWPIPQVVLKADYELRDTEQADGSTLDGDSFNVGIGYAF; translated from the coding sequence TTGGAATATAAACACGTTGTCTTTGCGACTAGCTCGCTCATCGCATTAGCCGGAAGTGGCGACGCGCTCGCGCAATCGGAGCGCGATCGAATCCGCCATCTGGAAGATAAGGTCGATATCCTTCAACAACAGATCAACGCGACCGCGGATGCCGTTGAAAGCTCGCAGCCTGAGCAGGATCGCGCGACTTTCGGCTCATATGGAGAATTGCATTACAACAATTTCCTAAACGGTGACGACAGCGAAATCGATTTTCACCGCTTTGTCCTGTTATTCGGTTACGAGTTTACAGACAGAATCAACTTCTACTCGGAGCTTGAGCTTGAACATGCCGTTGCCGGCGGCGGGGACGAGAATCCGGGCGAAGTCGAGCTGGAGCAGGCGTTCATTGACTTTGCGCTGACCGATACGACCCACGCTCAGGGTGGTCTTTTCTTAATGCCCGTTGGCATCCTGAACGAAACGCACGAACCCAATACCTTCTATGGCGTCGAGCGAAACCAGGTCGAGACAGAAATTATTCCGACTTCGTGGCGCGAAGGCGGCGGCCAGTTGCTCGGCCAGATCGGTGCGACAGGACTCAGCTACAACTTCGCGGTGACTTCCGGCTTTGCGGTGGACGCGGACGAGATTGATATTCGTGACGGCCGCCAGTCTACCGCCGAAGCGCTCGCCAATGACCCGGCCGTTACCGGACGTCTGAAATATACTGGCGTCCCCGGTCTTGAACTTGCCACGACTGTGCAGTACCAGACCGACTTCTCGCAGGAAGACAGCGACGGCGTGAACGGTGCTTATCTGTACGAAGGCCACGCTCAATGGGCCGCCGGTCCGTTTGCACTTCGGGCCCTGTACGCCCGCTGGAATATCAGCGGCGACGCAGCCGACGCGCTGGCTCGCGACCAGCCTTTCGGTTACTACGTCGAACCCTCGTTCAAGATAACACCCGGAGTGGGAATCTTCGCGCGGTATTCGGAGTTCGAGCTGGTTGAAGATCTGCCCGAGGAAAACATTACCTTCGGCGCGAATTACTGGCCCATTCCGCAGGTCGTGCTGAAAGCCGATTACGAGTTACGCGATACCGAACAGGCTGACGGCAGCACGCTTGATGGAGATAGCTTTAATGTCGGTATCGGCTACGCGTTCTAA
- a CDS encoding PepSY domain-containing protein — protein MLRHNARKYLRSLYVWHRYVGLSALLFAIMLAVTGVMLNHTEDLDLDRRFVDSDLLLNWYGIAPPEIQTAYHTGNHSITQIEDRLYMDRQPLAQPVAALHGATEASSLVAVAVERTIFLLTPGGEMVEQLGDAEGVPPGLRAIGRAQDGHLVIDTADGYYTTDENFLSWRPYRDTKGIVWSQPQSPSPELRQDVEQQYRSQILSVERVLLDLHTGRIFGAWGIYVVDAAAMLLVFLGLTGSWLWLQQYRKQRQHRSVRHPR, from the coding sequence ATGTTGCGCCATAACGCACGGAAGTATTTACGTTCACTCTATGTATGGCATCGCTATGTCGGCCTGAGCGCATTGCTGTTCGCGATCATGCTCGCGGTGACTGGTGTCATGCTGAACCACACCGAAGACCTCGATCTGGATCGGCGTTTCGTTGATTCCGATCTGCTGCTCAACTGGTACGGAATCGCGCCTCCGGAAATTCAAACGGCGTATCACACGGGCAACCATTCGATCACACAAATAGAAGACCGGCTGTACATGGATCGCCAGCCGCTCGCACAGCCGGTGGCAGCGCTGCACGGTGCAACCGAAGCCAGCAGCCTGGTGGCCGTCGCGGTGGAACGCACGATATTCCTGCTTACGCCGGGCGGCGAAATGGTTGAGCAACTGGGAGACGCCGAAGGCGTTCCGCCCGGACTGCGCGCCATCGGACGCGCGCAAGACGGTCACCTCGTAATCGATACGGCCGACGGTTATTACACGACTGACGAGAATTTTTTGAGCTGGCGACCCTACCGCGACACAAAAGGTATCGTGTGGTCACAGCCGCAGTCACCATCACCGGAATTGAGGCAAGACGTAGAGCAACAATATCGTTCACAGATTCTGTCGGTTGAGCGCGTACTGCTGGATCTGCATACCGGCCGCATCTTCGGCGCCTGGGGCATTTACGTCGTTGACGCCGCCGCGATGTTGCTGGTATTTCTCGGTCTTACCGGCTCCTGGCTATGGTTGCAGCAGTATCGCAAGCAGCGGCAGCATCGCAGTGTGCGCCATCCGCGATGA
- a CDS encoding FAD:protein FMN transferase has protein sequence MLSTPNHAETHVFHDQFLSLGTLIELSIRTGDAALAHEAFGVLEDDFAYWHDNWHAWNPGDLQRLNRQLPGGGCIAAPDLIPLIERAQASSRTSRGLFDPAIGRLVELWGFNGGAGPRTPPSAEAVTRLVKQAPAMDDLEINGRCVRSGNPAVMLDLSGFAKGYAVDNAIETLKTMGVTDAVVNAGGDVRAIGRHGNRPWSIGIQHPRAEGVIAWLNISDGEAVFTSGDYERFFRYQGKRYQHILDPRDGYPVGETASATVVHSVGDVADAAATALVVAGPDEWTKIARNMDIDQAMLIDRAGRIYITPKLAERIHFIDIPAEKIIIER, from the coding sequence GTGCTGTCCACGCCGAACCACGCAGAGACGCATGTTTTTCACGACCAGTTCCTGTCCCTCGGCACCCTGATCGAGCTCTCGATTCGTACCGGCGACGCGGCGCTGGCGCACGAGGCTTTCGGCGTGCTGGAAGACGATTTTGCCTACTGGCATGACAACTGGCACGCCTGGAATCCGGGCGACCTGCAGCGCCTTAACCGGCAACTTCCCGGCGGCGGGTGCATTGCCGCTCCCGACCTGATTCCCTTGATCGAACGTGCCCAGGCGTCTTCGCGGACGAGCCGCGGCCTATTCGATCCGGCGATCGGCCGGCTCGTCGAGCTGTGGGGATTCAACGGCGGCGCGGGTCCGCGCACACCCCCTTCGGCCGAAGCAGTAACCCGGCTGGTGAAGCAGGCGCCCGCCATGGACGACCTGGAAATCAACGGCAGGTGTGTGCGCTCCGGCAACCCGGCGGTGATGCTCGATCTAAGCGGCTTCGCCAAAGGCTACGCCGTGGATAATGCAATAGAGACTCTAAAGACCATGGGCGTTACCGATGCCGTCGTCAATGCCGGCGGCGATGTGCGCGCCATCGGGCGGCACGGCAATCGGCCCTGGAGCATCGGCATTCAGCATCCGCGCGCGGAAGGAGTGATCGCATGGCTGAACATCAGCGATGGCGAGGCTGTCTTTACGTCGGGCGATTACGAGCGCTTTTTTAGATATCAAGGCAAGCGCTACCAACATATCCTCGACCCGCGCGATGGTTATCCGGTCGGAGAGACCGCCTCGGCCACCGTGGTTCATTCGGTCGGTGATGTCGCGGATGCCGCCGCCACCGCACTGGTAGTCGCCGGTCCCGACGAATGGACGAAGATTGCCCGCAATATGGATATCGATCAGGCGATGCTGATCGATCGCGCGGGCAGGATTTACATCACGCCCAAACTTGCCGAGCGCATCCATTTTATCGATATACCGGCGGAGAAGATCATTATCGAGCGATAA